Part of the Pyricularia oryzae 70-15 chromosome 3, whole genome shotgun sequence genome, CAGCGCAGCAACTAGCGGGCGTCACTCTTTGCCGCGGTCGATAATGCGGGGACGCTATGCCTTGTTCAGTATGTGGGGGTAACCGATGGTGAAGCAGGGCCCTGTGGCCCGGTGAACGGGCGCGGCAACATTCACATGCCAGGAAGCCCGCTGGGGACGGTACCCTGTTCTGCACCGCACAGTAGAGCTGAGGTCACCTGGCCGCCATTGCGGAAAGCATCCATTGTGTAAGCATACCAGAAGAAGCTATTATGCATTACCACGTGAGAACATTgcctgtatttttttttatatatttctCTTGGCGTAAGTTTGAGATGAGTGAGTGAATATTGTTGCTCGCTCTGTGCAATGTAACCGGAGGACATTGCCTTACCCTGCACCACAGCACGATTAACACTGTACCACTGCGACGAGAACTCGATTGGAGTCGACAACGCCAAATAATCGTAGTGAGTTTATGAGACCAAAAAAATCCGACACGCGCGATTGGAGCTGTCGGATCAGTCTTGCTAATGTACTGCAGTTGTGTTCCAGTATACTGTAGATACCGGTGCAGTACGGACAAAGAGTATCACAGTATTTAGAACAGTAGAAATTGCACGCTATAATTCACCGGCTTCTGCAGGCGCCGGGGAAAACTTTAACCGGTCGTTCTCTGTCTGCAACCGAATTGGAAACTCAAAATTCCCGGGGCCAGGACCTACATTTCCCCTGGGGGATATGATTTAATTGGGAATTTAGGAGGTTTAAGATACCAAGGTGTCGCTTACCCCAGGCAACAGATAATGTTCACCCAGTGATTTATTCCCTCGCAAATACAAACACGTGTGTCCTCTCAGAATGATCGGCAGGAATGACCTAGGAATGGAAACGACCTCCAGCTTCATCATGATTCCGCTTTGTAGTCGATGAACTGGCCccgcacttttttttttccagcaGTGGTCGGTCGCCTTGTGGCAAACCACCGTCATTGAAGCTTACTCAGAGCGGCTGGCTCTattggtacctaccttacctaccttacttgCTATCTGGGTAGGTACGGTAGTTAATGCAGTTGCGGAAGCAATTCAGAACCCAGGCCTAGACTAGCACAGACCTCACAAAAATACATTGCAATTGGGTTTAGTTATAGTTGCTGCTGCCCTAGTCCACAATGGCCGCCGTTATATCGTCAGCAACCCCGGACGCCCCCCTGCAGTCACGCATAGTCGACGACAAGTCCCCGATATGTATACCTTTTATACTGGAGCGCCTGTCTGTCTGGAGAAAGGCCCGGGATGAGAACGACAGGCGGCCGTTCTTTATTGGCCTGAATGGCGTCCAGGGAGTCGGTAAGACGACCCTCGTTCGCGCCCTAGCCGAGACGCTGCAACAGCGCGAGATGCTCGAGACCATCGTCGTGAGCATCGACGACTTTTACCTCGGCCACCAGACTCAGCTTGCCCTTGCCGAGTCCCAACCGGACAATTCCTTGGTCCAGTATCGAGGGGAGCCTGGTAAGCACTTGCAACACGATGGTCTcttagaaaaagaaacaaagaaacaagaaaaaccGAGGTAGGTGACCAAGACTGCCTCGGAACTCTTGCTGACAAAAACCAAAACCCCCCAAAGGCACGCATGACATCGAGCTGATGCAATCATTCTTCACCGCTGTCATCAATGGTCAGCCCGCCAAGATCCCCCAGTACGATAAGGGGGCCTACTCCGGCCTCGGCGATCGCGCACCCGAGTCCACCTGGCCCAGCATAAACGGTCTGGACCAGCGCCCAGTCGAGGTCGTCTTGGTAGAGGGCTGGTGCGTCGGATTCCGCGCCCTCGAGCCCGAGGCCGTGGTCGAAAAGTGGCGCAGCCCCGACACCCGGACGCTCAGGAACCACAGGACGGAGCATCTCCTGTTCGTCAATGAGAAGTTGGGTGCCTACGACGTGCTCACGAACCAATTGGATGCATTGGTGCACATTGATGCCCAGAAGCTCGAGTATGTCTACGATTGGAGGCAGGAGCAAGAGGCGCAGTTGAGGAAGGAAAGGGGAACTGGTATGTCTGACGAGCAGGTGGTTCGCTTTGTCGACGCTTACTATCCCGCGTATGAGCTGTACTCTGACGGAGTGCGTGCGGGCGTGTTGCTACCCGAACGGCCAGGTTGTCAGTTGACTTTGATCGTGGATAGACATCGTCGTGTCGTGGAGCACTTTGTTCTGTAAAGACTCATGATCACTTCCTTGTCAGAAGTTGAAAATAGCGAGAAAGAAAGTGGGCGTGTTCTTTAAGGTATGGCAAAAGTAAAAGCAAAGGGGGCCAAGCATCTAAAGTTCTCCCTGGTCCTTCCAATACCGTCCTTCTGAAGATAGGACGAATCTCGCACCTCTCCGTATTTATTGGTCTGTGGTCATAGCTCATCAATCATAAAAGTTCGTAAACAGTTCGATTACCCAGCCCCAGTAAATTTCCTCCAAGGTCAGGAGAGTAAAGGGATAACATTCGACTCACGACACAACGGCCAGCAAAGCAACAGAAATCGTCTTTGTCATCACATAGCGGCTGCTTGTGAATTCCTCTCCTCACCAAATTAACGAATCCCTGTGACGGTTCATATATCATCTCACATGTTTATGTCCTTCCCTCTCATCATACCTTCGCCTTCATGCTTGAGGCTCGTCAATGCTTGCTCGATTTTTTCTGTCCTGTTCCGCACAGCTTGCTCTCTGGCGGAGATCTGGCTCTCAAAGTGACTGACGATTTCGCGCTTCTCTCGTCGGGCCGCCTTGATGTCGCCCACAAGTTCGCCAAATCTGCCCAGAAACCAGTCGCCACATTCATCCCACTCGCTCACTGAAAGCCGGGTAAAGAATTGATGCTGTGAGCTCTCATCCTGAGTCTGATAATGAGATAGCTTCTGGACCAGGGTGTCTCCTGAGGATGGTGTGTTGGCTCTTTGGATCGCGGATCGAGCCGGGTCATGGTCGAAAGACTCGTTTCGAAGCTCTGTATATTCCATCCTGGATAGCGCCTGGTCGTCGTAGTCCAGACTCAGGCGACGCTTCTTCTGATGGGTCACAGCGAGCTGCTCACGGTTGCTGTTTACTCGTGGTGCGGTAATCTGGCGAGGGCCGTTGGCTGCCGGTGGAGGAAAGCTGTGCTGTCTAGTGGCGGCAAGGGAGACCGGAGGCACGGAAGTTGCGCCGCTCGGTTGAGGCCAATTATTTGTCAAAGGCGGGGGGTAGCCGGCGAGCGCGTCTTTTGCAAGATTTAGCGATGGTTTGCTCCTGCTGGGGCGTGGTGTTCGTTGTTCTACTAGAGCCTCGTCTTCCTGAGACGCAGCGTCACTTTGGTCATCTGGCGGCACAGGTGTCTGCTGTGCGGTTTCTAGATCAAAGAATTGCGTGGATCTGTGATGATGGCTCATATCTCGTGAGCGACGATCGGCGTGGCCCTTGGTGGGTTTGTCACGTCCGTTCTGGTAACGCTCTGGTGAAACAGCCAAAAACTCCTCTTGGCGAGAGTATATCGGTGCATCCACATAGGACCGTCTTCGGCCAGCGTCCTGGTAGTTCTGAGCGACGTCTCTAGCGTCACGAATTGCGATTTTACTATGCTTGAGTTGCTTCCTTGGCGTCGTCTCTGCGTCAGACTTATCGGCAAAGGGTTCGTCTAGAATTGTGTTGGCCTCGATGCGCTTGCCGTTCTGCAGGCTGCCGTGAACGAGTGCTGTGCCGATTCCTTTGGATTGACCAACACTCCGGATGTACCCGTTTTCGTTCAGGATGAAGGGGCCGTGTTCTCCGCTGTGGGTTGCTGTCGGCAGAAAATTACGGTCGTGCTGAAACGGCGGCAGTTGTGTCCGAAGTGTATGTGTCCGAGGTTGGGCCACTGGGTCTACTCGAGGTTCATAGGGAACCATCCGCTGCTGATCGCGCTCCGATTGTCTTTCACTGTCAAGGAGGGACCCTATGGTAGAGTCCTCCCAAGTATCGTGATGAGGACGGCTAGACGCAGGAGGTCCACGGACACCATCCGAGTTTGCACGTATGCGCTGAGAAGTCTGGATTTGAGCCAGACCCGACGACTGGGCCCTTGGTATGCTTGAAGCTGTCGGCTGGCTTGCTGCCTGACGTAGGCCAAACTTTGGAGCAGGTAGTTTGTGGGCCTCTGCCAGCTGTTGATGTGACCCCTGCCGCTGATGAAGCACCTGGGTACGTGGTGGAGTttgctcctgctgctgctgcggcagcGGCTTTTGTGGTTGCTGCAGTTGGTGGTGGAAGTGCTCCTGAAGCTGCTGGTTCTGGAAAAGCTGCACGGGCTGCTGCCTTTGTtgattttgtttttgctGCTGCACCTGTGATGCTGGTTCGGACCCGCCACTGTGGGTTCCTGTTtgggcaccaccaccatcttTGGGATGGCGGATGAATGAAAGCATCCTGTTTGGGATGCCAGGCATCTTATTCGACACACTGGGCAATTTCACTGCTGTCGTCAGACAGGGACAGCGCGACGTGGCGAACCGTGTTGCCTCCACTCGCAGGCAGAGGGTTTGTTTGTGTGCCTGTCCCGATCCAAGTTGCAACGACGCGTTTTGAAACCTGTTTCCAGCTCGACGCGAGAGTATGTACCGATAAATAAGCCAGTAAGTGACAAGTGTACATACAAACACCTCAGGTGGACATTAGTTCTGGCGGGGTTCTCTCTTATGTATGGCCGGGAGTGTGTACCCTCTGGCTCAGATCGCCAACCAATGCGGTTTACCGCCTTGAGTAggtttaggtaggtacctaggtaggtaaggcacCTAGATAGAGCCCGTCTAGATTTTGTCAGGGCGATTGGGTGGCAATGCTGAACATAGAGTTGATGTTTTTTCCCATAGCCTCGAAAAGTAACAGAGATAGCAGGCTGATTGGCCGGTACGCCTGTGCAGCATATACTACACTCCCCGATGTGGTTCAAGTGAAGCGAACCGGAGCGACCTGCAGGTGTCGAGAAACCCGTCGCGATAGGCTCTACAACAGTTTGGCCAACTTTCCACACGAAGTCAGGTGAGTTGCAGCAGGGATCGCCAATTTACAGTGGGTCGGCCCCTGTAGAGCCACTCAAATTGCATCAAGGCGGCTTGGGGCCTAGGCTCGTTTTACTTGTTCGCCTACAGTGCCTATGGGATGGATTGCACTAAGCGGCTCGGCCTCCATTCAACGTTGACCAGCTCATTGAATGCATGTACATAGATCGAATGGCCCTTGTTAATCCCTCCCTCGTTATGCAGGTCGCCTCGCTCTTCCTGTCGAATTTTCTGGAACGCGTGAATGCGCCCAATGAAAGCGGACATCATGGTGAACGACGCTGCACTGTAACCCAAATTTTTACTGGTCTAGTGTTGAGCTTGCAGGACGCGGCTTGACAGCGCGCCTCTTGGTACGTGCCGATCGATATACGGAGTAGCTTGAGATGTACGGCGACGGTTGGGCCGTGATACATATACTCTAAGGACAAAAAATGCATTGCAAGCATTATATAATGAATCTAATAATGCCTACATGCTTATATCCGTTTTGAGAGAGGCCATAATTATGGCCAAATCCTAAGGAAATGGCTTGATACCTAATAATATACGATCCCAAACAAGGCGGAACCATGTGCGCCTCCAGAGGTTTACCGGGATAGGCTACCTGTCTTCCTGGGCACCTTACCTGACCGGCTACCGAGCAGTGTCAGCAGTCTCAGCAGTGTCGAAGCtctgctttttcttcttcttcttcttcttgtccaaTGTTTGTTGGCCCAAGCTACCTAGGTTGCTACCTACTTCATGGATACAGTCGGTACTCGACATCGATCGAACCCATAAACATTCTACGATGGTgaagggtaggtaggttgtCAAGGTTGTCTAGAATGTACCTGTGGAGGGGAGGACCCGCCCCCGCGCAGACACAGCGAAATCGGTCATCTTTTTGTCTTGGCAACTGTCGCATGGGTGGGAAACGTCACGTCCCATTTGTATTTCCAATCACCGCGTAATCTATAttcctagactagaactagactagacgaTAGTCAATTTCGCACCCACTCTTGCAATTGCCAACATCAGTGTTCACTTATACGAACCCAACAGGCCGAACGACAAAGCATCCATCTCGAAATTCTGCTCAGAAGCCGTCTCAATCATGGCACCAAGCCTCGAGGAACCCGAAGCCGTTCAAGAGGTGATAAACAACCCACTGAAAGCGAAACCGCAGCTCGTCGCCCCCGAACCAGAGCACTGCCCGGGACCCGAGTCCGAACGCGCCGGCACAGCAGACTCTTGCGCAGGCTGCCCCAACCAGAAGATATGCGCGTCAGCACCCAAAGGGCCTGATCCGGACATTCCCCTGATTTCAGCACGGCTAGCAGGCGTCAAGCATAAGATATTAGTGCTAAGTGGCAAAGGTGGGGTGGGCAAGTCGACCTTCACGAGCCTTCTGGCGCATGCTTTTGCGACGAACCCAGAGAGTTCGGTGGGGATCATGGATACGGATATCTGCGGACCGAGCATACCAAAAATGATGGGCGCTGAGGCCGAGACGATTCACATCAGCGGCGCGGGCTGGTCGCCTGTCTACGTCATGGACAACTTGGGAGTCATGAGCATTCAATTCATGCTTCCAAATCGAGACGATGCTATTATTTGGAGGGGCCCCAAGAAGAATGGTCTGATCAAACAGTTTCTCAAGGACGTCGAGTGGGGAGATCTCGATTTTCTCCTGGTAGATACGCCACCGGGCACGAGTGACGAGCACCTAAGTGTCAACACTTATTTGAGAGAAAGCGGCATAGACGGTGCCGTGGTCGTCACAACGCCACAGGAGGTCTCTCTCCTGGATGTGCGGAAAGAGATAGACTTTTGTCACAAGGCCGGCATCCGGGTGCTGGGGCTTGTCGAGAACATGAGCGGATTTGTTTGCCCCGGATGCAAGCATACAAGTCAAATTTTCCGACCAACCACAGGTGGCGGCAGGGCGCTTGCAAAAGAGATGGGCATTAGATTCCTTGGGTCTGTGCCATTGGACCCTAGTATCGGTATGGCTTGTGACTATGGTGAGAGCTTCTTCGACAGCTTCCCTGATAGTCCGACCTGTGCTTCGGTCGAAAACGTGGTGCGAGAGCTTGCCGAGGAGTTAGGGCTTGCTGTCGATAATGTACTTCCTCCGAAACAATGAGGGAATTCGGTATAGATTGATGGTCGCAAAAATCTCTTACCCATCTCAAAGTCAATAATATCCAGGGAACCCTTCCGACCCCAACTGAAGCCGAGCACCGAAACTCTCGAGGCCCGGAAGAGTTAGAGCAGTTTCACGGCGCAGCACCCAGCTTCTCCGGAATCTCCTCCAGGTCGTCGGTTGATTCTATGTCTATGATCCTGCCGACCTCACTCGTGTTCCTCATCAATTCCTTGGCACCAGCATAAAGCATCCTCAGCTCGCTGTTGCAGGTGATGGGAAGGTAGTAAAGCATGACATAGGGGACGGACATCCGCCCGGATGGCTGTTGGGCATGTTAGCTAGGGTGTGTACCATGTCATGGATCGTACCGTCAAGATGATGGCACAATTGTCCGGATCTTACCAGTGTCAGGGGGTAGCTAAGTAGCACAAAACGTGGCGAGTGGTCTGGAAGGTCATCGCTCAGCTCGTCCAAGGTCTTGTATACTGTCTTATCTTCGTCCTGGCGAATCTCATGTGTACTCTTGTCGATCATGTCTGGTTTCCAGGTTAGCCTAAGCCATTCATTCTACTGAGGGTAGTGGGCAATCAGCCACCAGCGGCTA contains:
- a CDS encoding GMF family protein produces the protein MSSESRLYTFSQETKDHLRKFRLGTSRANYPQAVIYMIDKSTHEIRQDEDKTVYKTLDELSDDLPDHSPRFVLLSYPLTLPSGRMSVPYVMLYYLPITCNSELRMLYAGAKELMRNTSEVGRIIDIESTDDLEEIPEKLGAAP
- a CDS encoding cytosolic Fe-S cluster assembly factor NBP35, which gives rise to MAPSLEEPEAVQEVINNPLKAKPQLVAPEPEHCPGPESERAGTADSCAGCPNQKICASAPKGPDPDIPLISARLAGVKHKILVLSGKGGVGKSTFTSLLAHAFATNPESSVGIMDTDICGPSIPKMMGAEAETIHISGAGWSPVYVMDNLGVMSIQFMLPNRDDAIIWRGPKKNGLIKQFLKDVEWGDLDFLLVDTPPGTSDEHLSVNTYLRESGIDGAVVVTTPQEVSLLDVRKEIDFCHKAGIRVLGLVENMSGFVCPGCKHTSQIFRPTTGGGRALAKEMGIRFLGSVPLDPSIGMACDYGESFFDSFPDSPTCASVENVVRELAEELGLAVDNVLPPKQ